The Macrobrachium rosenbergii isolate ZJJX-2024 chromosome 46, ASM4041242v1, whole genome shotgun sequence genome has a window encoding:
- the LOC136830446 gene encoding troponin T, slow skeletal muscle-like has translation MEEGEEEVEEKENGEEEEEEQEEEEQEWEEEEEEEQERVIPGSLPLFPSTKAESRGSSGRLPRKSSQSSSEQYPDLPVHLAESERKDREKRERKEREEEKAAKEERERAREEREREKEKRERTRKQDYEREMKLIEARSSYL, from the exons atggaggagggggaggaggaggtggaggagaaggagaatggagaggaggaggaggaggagcaggaggaggaggagcaggagtgggaggaggaggaggaggaggagcagga GAGAGTTATTCCAGGCTCGCTGCCATTGTTTCCCAGTACCA AAGCAGAGTCACGTGGCAGTTCCGGTCGTCTCCCTCGCAAATCCTCCCAGAGCAGTTCAGAACAATATCCTGATCTCCCCGTCCATTTG gctgaaagtgaaagaaaagacagagagaaaagagaaagaaaagaaagagaagaagaaaaagcagcaaaagaagaaagagaaagagcaagagaagaaagagaaagagaaaaagagaaacgagAAAGAACAAGGAAgcaagattatgaaagagagatgaaactaATAGAAGCTCGCTCAAGCTACCTGTAA